In Canis lupus familiaris isolate Mischka breed German Shepherd chromosome 9, alternate assembly UU_Cfam_GSD_1.0, whole genome shotgun sequence, a single window of DNA contains:
- the DDX5 gene encoding probable ATP-dependent RNA helicase DDX5, with protein MSGYSSDRDRGRDRGFGAPRFGGSRAGPLSGKKFGNPGEKLVKKKWNLDELPKFEKNFYQEHPDLARRTAQEVETYRRSKEITVRGHNCPKPVLNFYEANFPANVMDVIARQNFTEPTAIQAQGWPVALSGLDMVGVAQTGSGKTLSYLLPAIVHINHQPFLERGDGPICLVLAPTRELAQQVQQVAAEYCRACRLKSTCIYGGAPKGPQIRDLERGVEICIATPGRLIDFLECGKTNLRRTTYLVLDEADRMLDMGFEPQIRKIVDQIRPDRQTLMWSATWPKEVRQLAEDFLKDYIHINIGALELSANHNILQIVDVCHDVEKDEKLIRLMEEIMSEKENKTIVFVETKRRCDELTRKMRRDGWPAMGIHGDKSQQERDWVLNEFKHGKAPILIATDVASRGLDVEDVKFVINYDYPNSSEDYIHRIGRTARSTKTGTAYTFFTPNNIKQVSDLISVLREANQAINPKLLQLVEDRGSGRSRGRGGMKDDRRDRYSAGKRGGFNTFRDRENYDRGYSSLLKRDFGAKTQNGVYSAANYTNGSFGSNFVSAGIQTSFRTGNPTGTYQNGYDSTQQYGSNVPNMHNGMNQQAYAYPATAAAPMIGYPMPTGYSQ; from the exons ATGTCGGGTTATTCGAGTGACCGAGACCGCGGCCGGGATCGAGG gttTGGTGCACCTCGATTTGGGGGAAGTAGGGCAGGGCCCCTATCTGGAAAGAAGTTTGGAAACCCTGGGGAGAAATTAGTCAAAAAGAAGTGGAATCTTGATGAGCTGCCCAAATTTGAGAAGAATTTTTATCAAGAACACCCTGATTTGGCTAGGCGCACAGCA caAGAGGTGGAGACATACAGAAGGAGTAAGGAAATTACGGTTAGAGGTCACAACTGCCCAAAGCCAGTTCTGAATTTTTATGAAGCAAACTTCCCTG CAAATGTAATGGATGTGATTGCAAGACAGAATTTTACTGAACCCACTGCAATTCAAGCTCAGGGATGGCCCGTTGCTCTAAGTGGTTTGGATATGGTTGGAGTAGCACAGACTGGATCCGGGAAAACATTGTCT TATTTGCTGCCTGCTATCGTCCATATCAATCATCAGCCATTCCTAGAGAGAGGTGATGGGCCTATt tGCTTGGTGCTGGCACCAACTCGGGAACTGGCCCAACAGGTACAGCAAGTCGCTGCTGAATACTGTAGAGCATGTCGATTGAAGTCCACTTGCATCTATGGTGGTGCTCCTAAGGGACCACAGATTCGTGATTTGGAGAGAG GTGTGGAAATCTGTATTGCAACACCTGGAAGACTGATTGATTTTTTAGAGTGTGGGAAAACCAATCTGAGAAGAACCACCTACCTTGTCCTTGATGAAGCAGATAGAATGCTTGATATGGGCTTTGAACCCCAAATAAGGAAGATTGTGGATCAGATAAGA CCTGATAGGCAAACCCTAATGTGGAGTGCAACTTGGCCAAAAGAAGTAAGACAGCTTGCTGAAGATTTCCTGAAAGATTACATTCATATAAACATTGGTGCACTGGAACTGAGTGCAAATCACAACATTCTTCAGATTGTGGATGTATGTCATGACGTAGAAAAGGATGAAAA acTTATTCGTCTAATGGAAGAGATCATGAGTGAGAAGGAGAATAAAACCATTGTTTTTGTTGAAACCAAAAGAAGATGTGATGAGCTTACTAGAAAAATGAGGAGAGACGG GTGGCCCGCCATGGGTATCCATGGTGACAAGAGTCAACAGGAACGTGACTGGGTTCTAAATG AATTCAAACATGGAAAAGCTCCTATTCTGATTGCTACAGATGTGGCCTCCAGAGGGCTAG ATGTGGAAGATGTGAAATTTGTCATCAATTATGACTACCCTAACTCCTCAGAGGATTATATTCATCGAATTGGAAGAACTGCTCGCAGTACCAAAACAGGCACAGCATACACTTTCTTTACACCTAATAACATAAAGCAAGTGAGCGACCTTATCTCTGTGCTTCGTGAAGCTAATCAAGCAATTAATCCAAAGTTGCTTCAGTTGGTCGAAGACAGAGGTTCAG gtcGTTCCAGGGGTAGAGGAGGCATGAAGGATGACCGTCGGGACAGATACTCTGCGGGCAAAAGGGGTGGCTTTAATACCTTTAGAGACAGGGAAAATTATGACAGAGGTTACTCTAGTCTGCTTAAGAGAGATTTTGGGGCAAAAACTCAGAATGGTGTTTACAGTGCTGCAAATTACACCAATGGGAGCTTTGGAAGTAATTTTGTGTCTGCTGGTATACAGACCAGTTTTAGGACTGGTAATCCAACAGGGACTTACCAGAATGGTTACGATAGCACTCAGCAATATGGAAGTAATGTTCCCAATATGCACAATGGTATGAACCAACAGGCATATGCATATCCTGCTACTGCAGCTGCGCCTATGATTGGTTATCCAATGCCAACAGGATATTCTCAATAA